One part of the uncultured Methanobrevibacter sp. genome encodes these proteins:
- a CDS encoding phosphate uptake regulator PhoU, which produces MSKKDQTLKEILDLILYENPATQEEIAEQLGITRRYVTKLLQPLVKDGTVKRAYMIDLKGYERIAESLNDYISPKETSGNVLINDMLNNMAKHVHSQLEESFNAVLEYDEEKANRALEMDYATNTMVEKIRTSVETIVSIDKHSEFSKSMLYNEVAYDLERIGDYCGHIAKFVINDVYEIDENILKKLKKMYKTAQKMIRLAMKSFIEGKTELKDDLMELEDSIHILQSKAINLIATQMAESSFDEKERSNYFIYLFRVVKAFERMGDISVEIMDVSIEFHENIPRSTTPRSFR; this is translated from the coding sequence ATGAGTAAAAAGGACCAAACTTTGAAGGAGATATTGGATCTTATTTTATACGAAAATCCAGCTACTCAAGAAGAAATAGCCGAACAATTGGGTATCACTCGCAGATATGTTACTAAATTGTTACAGCCTCTTGTTAAGGATGGTACAGTTAAAAGAGCATACATGATTGATTTGAAAGGTTATGAAAGAATAGCTGAATCTTTGAATGATTATATAAGTCCAAAAGAAACTTCCGGAAATGTTTTGATTAATGATATGTTGAATAATATGGCCAAGCATGTCCATTCCCAACTTGAAGAGTCTTTCAATGCAGTTCTGGAATATGATGAGGAAAAAGCCAATCGCGCTTTGGAAATGGATTATGCTACTAACACTATGGTTGAAAAAATTAGAACATCTGTTGAAACCATTGTTAGTATTGATAAACATTCCGAATTTTCAAAATCAATGCTTTATAATGAAGTAGCATACGATTTGGAAAGGATTGGAGATTACTGCGGTCATATTGCAAAATTTGTTATTAATGATGTTTATGAAATTGATGAAAATATTCTTAAAAAATTAAAAAAGATGTATAAAACTGCTCAAAAGATGATTCGATTAGCTATGAAATCATTTATCGAAGGAAAAACAGAGTTAAAAGATGATTTGATGGAGCTGGAAGATTCTATACACATTCTCCAATCAAAGGCAATTAATTTGATTGCAACTCAAATGGCTGAAAGTTCATTTGATGAAAAAGAGCGTTCAAACTATTTCATTTATCTATTTAGGGTTGTAAAAGCGTTTGAAAGAATGGGAGACATTTCAGTTGAGATTATGGATGTTTCAATTGAGTTTCATGAAAATATTCCAAGGTCAACCACTCCAAGATCTTTCAGATAA
- a CDS encoding fumarate hydratase, giving the protein MISKDTIKDTVYELYKEAVIVLGEDVKKSLEDALKIEEHDLARLNIEAILKNIELAEEKGIPMCQDTGLPVVFVKLGNVEVEDLRGGIEEGIKKATKEIPIRPNIVDPLTRENTNINVGDYIPPIDIELVDEDYLEITILPKGFGSENNNALKMALPAEGIEGVKEFVVESVLKAKGKPCPPTVIGVGIGGTSDLCLKLGKKALLGKVGERNPDPQLAKLEQEILDEINASGIGPMGLGGKTTTLDVKILKAHTHTAGLPVGVCVQCWADRHATGRIYDE; this is encoded by the coding sequence TTGATTTCTAAAGATACAATTAAAGATACTGTTTATGAACTTTACAAAGAGGCAGTCATTGTTCTAGGTGAAGATGTTAAAAAATCACTTGAAGATGCTCTTAAAATAGAAGAACATGACCTTGCAAGATTAAATATTGAAGCTATCTTAAAAAATATTGAACTTGCAGAAGAAAAAGGAATTCCGATGTGTCAAGATACAGGTCTTCCAGTAGTTTTCGTAAAGTTAGGTAACGTTGAAGTTGAAGACTTGCGCGGCGGAATTGAAGAGGGAATAAAAAAGGCTACAAAAGAAATTCCAATTAGGCCAAACATCGTTGATCCTTTAACCCGTGAAAATACAAACATTAACGTTGGAGATTACATCCCGCCAATCGATATTGAACTTGTTGATGAAGATTATCTGGAAATAACCATATTGCCAAAAGGATTCGGTTCAGAAAACAATAATGCATTAAAAATGGCACTTCCTGCTGAGGGAATAGAAGGCGTGAAAGAATTTGTTGTCGAATCCGTTTTGAAAGCTAAAGGAAAACCATGCCCTCCAACTGTAATTGGAGTTGGAATCGGAGGAACTTCCGATTTATGCCTAAAATTAGGTAAAAAAGCATTGCTTGGAAAAGTAGGCGAAAGAAATCCAGACCCACAATTGGCCAAATTGGAACAGGAAATTTTAGATGAAATTAATGCGTCAGGAATCGGTCCAATGGGACTTGGTGGAAAAACAACAACATTAGATGTGAAAATCCTAAAAGCACATACCCATACTGCAGGCCTTCCAGTAGGAGTTTGCGTCCAATGTTGGGCAGACAGACATGCCACAGGAAGAATATATGACGAATAA
- a CDS encoding 4Fe-4S dicluster domain-containing protein, protein MEKISVNSNLCDGCLNCESMCASVHSASRIKIIEHHSLFYSIVCQHCESAPCIKICPTDAISDESVDTEKCIGCGLCVMVCPFGAMTFQASIAEKCDLCADRDEGPACIKACTKRAISVVDPAKVKAKNQEKFLSKMAGLYEPEGKKSGFVHVITSQARARLVLEE, encoded by the coding sequence ATGGAAAAAATTTCTGTAAATAGCAACTTATGTGATGGATGTCTCAATTGTGAAAGCATGTGCGCATCTGTTCACAGTGCTAGTAGAATAAAAATTATAGAACATCATTCTCTATTCTATTCCATTGTATGTCAACACTGTGAAAGTGCACCATGTATTAAAATCTGTCCAACCGATGCAATCAGCGACGAAAGTGTCGATACAGAGAAATGTATTGGTTGCGGATTATGTGTAATGGTTTGTCCATTCGGTGCAATGACTTTCCAAGCCAGCATTGCTGAAAAATGTGACCTCTGTGCTGACAGAGACGAAGGGCCTGCATGTATAAAAGCATGTACTAAAAGAGCTATTTCCGTTGTTGATCCAGCTAAAGTCAAAGCTAAGAATCAAGAAAAATTCTTGTCCAAAATGGCTGGATTATATGAACCGGAAGGCAAGAAAAGTGGCTTTGTCCATGTAATTACAAGTCAAGCAAGAGCAAGACTTGTTTTAGAAGAATAA
- the porD gene encoding pyruvate synthase subunit PorD, whose amino-acid sequence MVNIGCVITTPGSSKNNKTGSWRTFKPILDKEKCIDCDNCIVFCPDSSVNKQHDIDYDYCKGCGICAYECPSDAIEMVKE is encoded by the coding sequence ATGGTAAATATAGGATGTGTAATAACAACACCAGGAAGTAGTAAAAACAACAAAACTGGAAGCTGGAGAACATTCAAACCTATCTTGGATAAAGAAAAATGTATTGACTGTGACAATTGTATTGTATTTTGTCCAGATTCCAGCGTGAACAAACAACATGATATTGATTATGATTACTGTAAAGGATGTGGAATTTGTGCATATGAATGCCCATCCGATGCAATCGAAATGGTAAAAGAATAA
- a CDS encoding 4Fe-4S binding protein, with product MLNSGNCTNCTTCGSCQQTPNVDTPNLFCMHCQPSEAPCLKACSEGAIEVLGGAITINGEKCNKCGDCVEVCPINVIKI from the coding sequence ATGTTAAATTCAGGAAATTGTACAAATTGTACAACCTGCGGAAGTTGTCAACAAACACCAAATGTTGACACTCCCAACTTATTTTGTATGCACTGCCAACCATCAGAAGCACCATGTCTAAAAGCTTGCAGTGAAGGAGCTATTGAAGTTTTAGGCGGCGCCATCACAATAAATGGTGAAAAATGCAATAAATGTGGAGACTGTGTTGAAGTTTGCCCAATTAATGTAATTAAAATTTAA
- the porC gene encoding pyruvate synthase subunit PorC: MIEIRFHGRGGQGSVTAAEILAKAAFKDGKYVQAFPFFGVERRGAPVMAFTRIDDEPIDLRYQIYNPDYVLVLDDGLLNVVDVFSGIKDNTEVIINTTEFKGSGEHKVYDIDATGIALDMLGRNIVNTIILGYFAKKTNVVSIESLVEVIRETFPGKIGELNAEATQKAYEMG, translated from the coding sequence ATGATTGAAATTCGTTTTCATGGAAGAGGTGGACAAGGTTCCGTAACTGCTGCTGAAATCTTGGCTAAAGCAGCATTCAAAGACGGAAAATATGTTCAAGCTTTCCCATTTTTTGGAGTTGAACGTAGAGGAGCTCCAGTAATGGCTTTTACAAGAATTGATGATGAGCCAATCGATTTGAGATACCAAATCTATAACCCGGATTATGTTTTAGTTTTAGATGATGGTTTATTGAATGTAGTGGACGTATTTTCAGGAATTAAAGACAATACCGAAGTTATTATTAACACTACAGAATTTAAAGGCAGTGGAGAACACAAAGTATACGATATTGATGCAACTGGTATTGCACTTGATATGTTAGGACGTAATATTGTAAACACAATTATCCTAGGATATTTTGCTAAAAAAACCAATGTAGTAAGTATTGAATCTCTTGTAGAAGTGATTAGAGAAACCTTCCCTGGAAAAATTGGTGAATTGAATGCGGAAGCTACTCAAAAAGCTTACGAAATGGGGTAA
- a CDS encoding 4Fe-4S binding protein, whose protein sequence is MKVDMEECGVCEDCIDVCVEEAITRRAYTIIIDPNKCDNCGECVDVCPVGAIYEE, encoded by the coding sequence TTGAAAGTTGACATGGAAGAGTGTGGAGTTTGTGAAGATTGTATTGATGTGTGTGTAGAAGAAGCCATTACAAGAAGAGCATACACCATAATCATCGACCCTAATAAATGCGATAACTGTGGAGAATGCGTTGACGTTTGCCCTGTTGGAGCCATATACGAAGAATAA
- the porA gene encoding pyruvate synthase subunit PorA: MIREVMTANKAVAEAARLAKPQVIPVYPITPQTTISEYLAQYVADEKIDAKYVKVESEHSAISAAVGASATGVRVFTATSSQGLMLMHEILFAAAGMRTPFVLADANRAISAPLNIWNDQQDSIAQRDAGWLQIYVENAQEALDTTLMAYKISENPKVLLPSMVCLDGFILTHTVEPVEIPDQEPVDEFLPPYNAQHAYLDPKDPMSIGNLADPDYYLEARHDMQVAMENSLEVIQQTCDEFAEIFGRKYGLVEPYKTEDAEIILVAMGSLCSTIRVIVDQLREKGEKVGLLKIRAYRPFPVEAIDEAVKNCEKLAVIDKNVTFGIGGALYTDIKAKIHKEAYGFIAGLGGRDITPDAILEVYEKTKNVPEKEVTWIGLKEE; the protein is encoded by the coding sequence ATGATAAGAGAAGTAATGACCGCAAACAAAGCAGTTGCAGAAGCTGCAAGATTGGCTAAGCCACAAGTTATTCCTGTTTATCCAATTACTCCACAAACTACAATTTCAGAATATTTAGCACAATATGTTGCTGATGAAAAAATAGATGCTAAATATGTTAAAGTAGAATCAGAACACAGTGCAATAAGTGCTGCAGTTGGAGCAAGCGCTACTGGAGTAAGAGTATTTACAGCAACATCTTCACAAGGATTAATGTTAATGCACGAAATTTTATTTGCAGCAGCAGGTATGAGAACACCATTCGTATTGGCTGATGCAAACAGAGCAATTTCTGCACCATTAAATATTTGGAACGACCAACAAGATTCCATTGCACAAAGAGATGCAGGATGGTTACAAATATATGTTGAAAATGCACAGGAAGCATTGGACACTACTTTAATGGCATACAAGATTTCAGAAAATCCTAAAGTATTACTCCCATCAATGGTATGTTTAGATGGATTTATTTTAACCCATACAGTCGAACCTGTAGAAATTCCAGACCAAGAACCTGTAGATGAATTTTTACCTCCATACAATGCTCAACATGCATACCTTGATCCAAAAGACCCAATGTCCATTGGTAACTTAGCTGACCCTGATTATTATCTTGAAGCTAGACACGACATGCAAGTGGCAATGGAAAACTCACTTGAAGTAATTCAACAAACCTGTGATGAATTTGCAGAAATATTTGGAAGAAAATATGGTCTTGTTGAACCTTACAAAACTGAAGATGCTGAAATCATTTTAGTTGCTATGGGTTCACTTTGCAGTACCATCAGAGTTATTGTTGACCAGTTAAGAGAAAAAGGTGAAAAAGTAGGTTTACTTAAAATCAGGGCTTACAGACCTTTCCCAGTCGAAGCAATTGACGAAGCAGTTAAAAATTGTGAAAAATTAGCAGTGATTGATAAAAACGTAACCTTCGGTATTGGTGGAGCATTATACACCGACATTAAAGCAAAAATACACAAAGAAGCTTACGGATTTATTGCGGGTTTAGGTGGAAGAGACATTACACCTGATGCAATTTTGGAAGTTTATGAGAAAACTAAAAATGTGCCTGAAAAAGAAGTCACATGGATTGGACTTAAGGAGGAATAG
- the porB gene encoding pyruvate synthase subunit PorB: MVDIPDKNLLAPGHRGCAGCGASIAVKLALNALGENTVAISATGCLEVMTTPYPETAWEVPFIHVAFENSGAVASGVESALRIQGKEDVNVIAFGGDGGTVDIGLQSLSGAMERGHNMTYICYDNEAYMNTGIQRSGATPFGATTTTSPMGSASFGEDKPKKNMPMIMAAHGIPYVATASIAFPEDYVKKVKKAAETKGPAYIHLQQPCTTGWGFSSEKTIEMGRLAVETGSWILYEIVDGKFEITYRPEERKPVKEYLAPQKRFRHLNDEIIDKIQKYVDAECDELGL; this comes from the coding sequence ATGGTGGACATACCTGATAAAAATTTATTGGCACCTGGACACAGAGGATGTGCAGGTTGTGGAGCATCTATTGCAGTCAAATTAGCTTTAAATGCTTTAGGAGAAAATACTGTAGCTATTTCTGCTACCGGTTGTCTTGAAGTTATGACTACACCATACCCTGAAACTGCATGGGAAGTTCCATTTATTCACGTAGCATTTGAAAACTCCGGTGCTGTTGCATCCGGTGTTGAAAGTGCATTAAGAATTCAAGGAAAAGAAGATGTTAATGTAATCGCTTTCGGTGGTGACGGAGGAACTGTAGATATTGGTTTACAATCCCTTTCAGGAGCTATGGAAAGAGGACACAACATGACTTACATCTGTTATGATAATGAAGCATACATGAACACAGGTATCCAAAGAAGTGGTGCAACACCATTCGGTGCAACAACTACTACATCCCCTATGGGAAGCGCCAGTTTTGGTGAAGACAAACCTAAGAAAAACATGCCTATGATTATGGCAGCACATGGAATACCTTATGTTGCTACAGCATCAATAGCATTCCCTGAAGATTATGTTAAAAAAGTTAAAAAAGCTGCAGAAACTAAAGGTCCTGCATATATCCATTTACAACAACCATGTACAACAGGTTGGGGATTCTCTTCTGAGAAAACCATCGAAATGGGTAGATTAGCTGTTGAAACTGGATCTTGGATTTTATATGAAATCGTGGACGGCAAATTCGAAATCACTTACAGGCCTGAAGAACGTAAACCTGTAAAAGAATATTTAGCCCCACAAAAAAGATTCAGACACTTAAATGATGAAATAATTGATAAAATACAAAAATATGTCGATGCAGAGTGCGATGAACTAGGCTTATAG
- a CDS encoding adhesin translates to MKIKFTLVDYIIIILVICAVIFAFIHITTDDSSNIRKTAFDSSTINKLPETYLNYYKDGHIVKATIEGFNSTNGNKTTLNGTVKWVDEGSTVRVLIESNNKTYLAGLYKNVPNADIYIDKISIETDGSVYDNLTEFSVNAKNITSLNDLRKNITNANYDISTTIATNPINNGKMQELENVISMHSKRLAIKTTNTEFENQLIITKADKQTLDDGNSVLGNVSGVTEKITIRIYNCSDSDMQNIKNNYDVTNIRNF, encoded by the coding sequence ATGAAGATAAAATTTACATTAGTTGATTATATTATAATTATATTGGTAATATGTGCAGTCATATTTGCATTTATACATATAACAACTGATGACTCCTCAAATATCCGAAAAACTGCTTTTGATTCATCAACAATAAACAAATTACCTGAAACTTACCTAAATTATTACAAAGACGGACATATAGTTAAAGCTACAATCGAAGGTTTCAACTCAACAAACGGCAATAAGACAACATTAAACGGCACTGTAAAATGGGTAGATGAAGGAAGCACTGTTAGAGTTCTTATTGAATCAAATAACAAGACATATCTTGCAGGATTATATAAAAATGTTCCTAATGCAGATATCTATATTGACAAGATATCCATAGAAACTGACGGCAGCGTTTACGACAATCTAACAGAATTCAGTGTTAATGCCAAAAATATTACCTCATTAAACGATTTAAGAAAGAACATAACCAATGCCAATTATGATATTTCAACAACAATTGCAACAAATCCTATTAACAACGGCAAAATGCAGGAACTTGAAAATGTAATCAGCATGCACAGTAAACGATTGGCCATTAAAACCACCAACACCGAATTTGAAAATCAGTTGATTATAACAAAAGCTGATAAGCAAACTTTGGATGATGGAAACAGTGTTTTAGGAAACGTAAGTGGCGTTACTGAAAAAATTACTATCAGAATCTATAATTGCAGCGACAGTGATATGCAAAATATTAAAAATAACTATGATGTTACAAATATTCGAAATTTTTAA